From a region of the Haematobia irritans isolate KBUSLIRL chromosome 4, ASM5000362v1, whole genome shotgun sequence genome:
- the LOC142235336 gene encoding uncharacterized protein LOC142235336, whose translation MSAMTGDAGDPMDLTVKHFRISATYLHISEDGDLTEEHIGLNGYPPASPVIADILMEKLLDTSMDKLKEKPKIMTKYVDDLFAILKEDEIDNTLKCLNEFHKSISFTMEIETDNKLPYLDILLIKENGKLITDWYQKDTASGRIMNFFSNHPRSILINTAKNLVNRVLTISDNKFHKNNRKKLQNILQENNFPPKLIKELISSYKPYLDKENIEKEPKIYRSLSYVKGISERITNSNIVDKNKVNIAHKNYNTLKNIFTKTKDKTPIMETSNVIYQITCNGDNKEPCDKMYIGTTKNKLKTRLSGHKSDIKLRNNNKLQKTALATHCATTKHHPNFDDVRVLERESSNSKRLTLEMLYINNVPTEKRMNYKSDTDNIAHIYRHIIDKTTRYASTQHQRKQEGNQCNKSNRRT comes from the exons atgtcTGCTATGACCGGAGATGCTGGTGATCCCATGG ATTTAACTGTCAAGCATTTCAGAATATCTGCCACATATTTACACATCTCCGAGGACGGGGATTTAACCGAAGAGCATATTGGTCTCAATGGGTATCCACCAGCATCTCCGGTCATAGCAgacattttaatggaaaaattgttAGACACATCTATGGACAAGTTAAAAGAAAAACCCAAAATTATGACTAAGTACGTTGACGACCTATTTGCGATATTAAAAGAGGACGAAATAGATAACACATTAAAATGCCTTAATGAATTTCATAAAAGCATAAGTTTTACGATGGAAATAGAAACGGATAATAAACTGCCTTACTTGGACATACTactaataaaagaaaatggaaaacttATTACAGACTGGTATCAGAAAGATACAGCATCAGGAAGAATAATGAACTTCTTTTCCAATCACCCAAGGTCCATACTAATAAATACGGCCAAAAACTTAGTAAACAGAGTACTGACAATAAGCGAtaataaattccataaaaacaacagaaaaaagctGCAAAATATACttcaagaaaataattttccacCAAAACTAATAAAAGAACTAATTTCATCTTACAAACCCTACttggacaaagaaaatatagagaaagAACCCAAAATTTACAGATCCTTATCCTATGTAAAAGGAATTTCGGAAAGGATAACAAACTCTAACATAGTAGACAAAAATAAAGTCAATATTGcccataaaaattacaatacactaaaaaacattttcacaaaaactaAAGACAAGACGCCTATTATGGAAACATCTAATGTTATCTATCAAATAACATGTAATGGAGATAACAAAGAACCATGTGACAAAATGTATATTGGAActacgaaaaataaattaaaaacaagactgtCGGGACACAAATCAGACATAAAACTCCGCAATAACAACAAACTCCAAAAAACCGCGCTTGCAACACACTGTGCGACAACGAAACATCACCCGAACTTTGACGATGTGAGAGTATTGGAGAGAGAGAGTAGCAACAGCAAAAGATTAACATTAGAAATGTTGTACATTAACAATGTACCCACAGAGAAGAGAATGAACTACAAATCAGATACAGATAACATTGCTCACATATACAGACACATCATAGACAAGACAACTAGATATGCAAGTACTCAGCATCAGAGAAAGCAAGAGGGAAATCAGTGCAATAAAAGTAATAGACGAACGTAG
- the LOC142235337 gene encoding uncharacterized protein LOC142235337 codes for MDKLKEKPKIMTKYVDDLFAILKEDEIDNTLKCLNEFHKSISFTMEIETDNKLPYLDILLIKENGKLITDWYQKDTASGRIMNFFSNHPRSILINTAKNLVNRVLTISDNKFHKNNRKKLQNILQENNFPPKLIKELISSYKPYLDKENIEKEPKIYRSLSYVKGISERITNSNIVDKNKVNIAHKNYNTLKNIFTKTKDKTPIMETSNVIYQITCNGDNKEPCDKMYIGTTKNKLKTRLSGHKSDIKLRNNNKLQKTALATHCATTKHHPNFDDVRVLERESSNSKRLTLEMLYINNVPTEKRMNYKSDTDNIAHIYRHIIDKTTRYASTQHQRKQEGNQCNKSNRRT; via the coding sequence ATGGACAAGTTAAAAGAAAAACCCAAAATTATGACTAAGTACGTTGACGACCTATTTGCGATATTAAAAGAGGACGAAATAGATAACACATTAAAATGCCTTAATGAATTTCATAAAAGCATAAGTTTTACGATGGAAATAGAAACGGATAATAAACTGCCTTACTTGGACATACTactaataaaagaaaatggaaaacttATTACAGACTGGTATCAGAAAGATACAGCATCAGGAAGAATAATGAACTTCTTTTCCAATCACCCAAGGTCCATACTAATAAATACGGCCAAAAACTTAGTAAACAGAGTACTGACAATAAGCGAtaataaattccataaaaacaacagaaaaaagctGCAAAATATACttcaagaaaataattttccacCAAAACTAATAAAAGAACTAATTTCATCTTACAAACCCTACttggacaaagaaaatatagagaaagAACCCAAAATTTACAGATCCTTATCCTATGTAAAAGGAATTTCGGAAAGGATAACAAACTCTAACATAGTAGACAAAAATAAAGTCAATATTGcccataaaaattacaatacactaaaaaacattttcacaaaaactaAAGACAAGACGCCTATTATGGAAACATCTAATGTTATCTATCAAATAACATGTAATGGAGATAACAAAGAACCATGTGACAAAATGTATATTGGAActacgaaaaataaattaaaaacaagactgtCGGGACACAAATCAGACATAAAACTCCGCAATAACAACAAACTCCAAAAAACCGCGCTTGCAACACACTGTGCGACAACGAAACATCACCCGAACTTTGACGATGTGAGAGTATTGGAGAGAGAGAGTAGCAACAGCAAAAGATTAACATTAGAAATGTTGTACATTAACAATGTACCCACAGAGAAGAGAATGAACTACAAATCAGATACAGATAACATTGCTCACATATACAGACACATCATAGACAAGACAACTAGATATGCAAGTACTCAGCATCAGAGAAAGCAAGAGGGAAATCAGTGCAATAAAAGTAATAGACGAACGTAG
- the LOC142235338 gene encoding uncharacterized protein LOC142235338, translating into MIYNKIKNNDKSLRRNINRHKNLKVKTEKIHSSITFLIRCRNHGIIPEFIKNSMKNIYNILENKEKSKIDLQPTLLQYIEHFQIKILNILIKHRHNLQKSYKEEEEKIKKWLNDHLSQDENETLVSYQNTYIRKIKERTNEIQKGKFNKLLEKQRTELNIRVNEKWFVNKTKTEFPYDIKWLLSLGQKHGLPTQRTKFPLFKYIADGENLIQMNNDKEEQEKARTKFATSVENHINKMSHSGREKYIINTVERTKKFLNANKNIYILNADKGNVTVAMEKEEYKERMLKIVGDMMTYQRVNKDPTQALQKRNNELVEELFKNNIISEAEKKNLKADNVIAPRLYGLPKIHKEGYPLRPICSSVKSPSSEMCKYVADILKCLTVKSRYNVRDSVQFRDRIKHLTIQKDEKLISFDVVSLFPSVPVDAALQIIEERWNEITVHTNMTKHLFMKILRFCIVDNRYFKYDGKIYRQKKGLPMGSPASPVIADILMEKLLDTSMDKLKEKPKIMTKYVDDLFAILKEDEIDNTLKCLNEFHKSISFTMEIETDNKLPYLDILLIKENGKLITDWYQKDTASGRIMNFFSNHPRSILINTAKNLVNRVLTISDNKFHKNNRKKLQNILQENNFPPKLIKELISSYKPYLDKENIEKEPKIYRSLSYVKGISERITNSNIVDKNKVNIAHKNYNTLKNIFTKTKDKTPIMETSNVIYQITCNGDNKEPCDKMYIGTTKNKLKTRLSGHKSDIKLRNNNKLQKTALATHCATTKHHPNFDDVRVLERESSNSKRLTLEMLYINNVPTEKRMNYKSDTDNIAHIYRHIIDKTTRYASTQHQRKQEGNQCNKSNRRT; encoded by the coding sequence ATgatctataataaaataaagaataatgaCAAATCTCTAAGACGCAATATAAACagacacaaaaatttgaaagtgaAAACCGAAAAGATTCACTCTTCAATAACATTTCTAATCAGATGTCGTAATCATGGAATTATACCtgaattcataaaaaattcgatgaaaaaCATCtacaatattttggaaaataaagaaaaatctaaaattgaCTTACAGCCCACACTCTTGCAATACATTGagcattttcaaataaaaattctgaatattttaattaagcACAGACATAATCTCCAGAAAAGTTACAAAGAAGAAGAGGAAAAGATAAAAAAATGGCTTAATGATCACCTCTCACAAGACGAAAACGAAACACTTGTTTCCTATCAAAACACATATATCAGGAAAATTAAAGAAAGAACAAATGAAATACAAAAAGgaaaattcaataaacttttagaaaaacaaCGAACTGAACTAAACATACGGGTTAATGAAAAATGGTTTGTCAACAAAACCAAAACGGAATTTCCATACGATATAAAATGGCTTCTATCTCTAGGACAAAAGCACGGTCTCCCAACTCAAAGAACAAAATTCCCTTTGTTCAAATATATCGCTGATGGAGAAAATTTAATCCAGATGAACAATGACAAGGAAGAGCAAGAAAAGGCTAGGACAAAATTCGCAACATCGGTAGAGAATCACATTAACAAAATGTCCCATAGTGGAagagaaaaatatattataaacacAGTGGaacgaactaaaaaatttttaaatgccaACAAGAATATTTACATACTAAACGCAGACAAAGGAAACGTTACAGTGGCCATGGAGAAGGAAGAATATAAAGAGAGGATGTTAAAAATTGTAGGAGATATGATGACATATCAAAGAGTAAATAAAGACCCCACACAAGCCCTACAAAAGAGAAATAATGAGTTAGTTGAAGAACTTTTCAAGAATAATATCATATCGGAAGCGGAAAAGAAGAACCTTAAGGCAGATAATGTGATAGCACCAAGGCTGTACGGACTACCAAAAATCCATAAAGAAGGATACCCATTGAGACCAATATGCTCTTCGGTTAAATCCCCGTCCTCGGAGATGTGTAAATATGTGGCAGATATTCTGAAATGCTTGACAGTTAAATCTAGATATAATGTTCGGGATTCAGTGCAATTTAGAGATAGGATAAAACACTTGACGATCCAAAAGGATGAGAAATTAATTTCGTTTGACGTAGTATCGCTTTTCCCAAGTGTACCAGTTGACGCAGCACTCCAAATAATAGAAGAAAGGTGGAATGAAATAACTGTGCACACGAATATGACAAAGCATCTGTTTATGAAAATACTACGTTTCTGTATAGTGGACAATCGATATTTTAAATACGACGGAAAAATATACAGGCAGAAAAAAGGCTTACCCATGGGATCACCAGCATCTCCGGTCATAGCAgacattttaatggaaaaattgttAGACACATCTATGGACAAGTTAAAAGAAAAACCCAAAATTATGACTAAGTACGTTGACGACCTATTTGCGATATTAAAAGAGGACGAAATAGATAACACATTAAAATGCCTTAATGAATTTCATAAAAGCATAAGTTTTACGATGGAAATAGAAACGGATAATAAACTGCCTTACTTGGACATACTactaataaaagaaaatggaaaacttATTACAGACTGGTATCAGAAAGATACAGCATCAGGAAGAATAATGAACTTCTTTTCCAATCACCCAAGGTCCATACTAATAAATACGGCCAAAAACTTAGTAAACAGAGTACTGACAATAAGCGAtaataaattccataaaaacaacagaaaaaagctGCAAAATATACttcaagaaaataattttccacCAAAACTAATAAAAGAACTAATTTCATCTTACAAACCCTACttggacaaagaaaatatagagaaagAACCCAAAATTTACAGATCCTTATCCTATGTAAAAGGAATTTCGGAAAGGATAACAAACTCTAACATAGTAGACAAAAATAAAGTCAATATTGcccataaaaattacaatacactaaaaaacattttcacaaaaactaAAGACAAGACGCCTATTATGGAAACATCTAATGTTATCTATCAAATAACATGTAATGGAGATAACAAAGAACCATGTGACAAAATGTATATTGGAActacgaaaaataaattaaaaacaagactgtCGGGACACAAATCAGACATAAAACTCCGCAATAACAACAAACTCCAAAAAACCGCGCTTGCAACACACTGTGCGACAACGAAACATCACCCGAACTTTGACGATGTGAGAGTATTGGAGAGAGAGAGTAGCAACAGCAAAAGATTAACATTAGAAATGTTGTACATTAACAATGTACCCACAGAGAAGAGAATGAACTACAAATCAGATACAGATAACATTGCTCACATATACAGACACATCATAGACAAGACAACTAGATATGCAAGTACTCAGCATCAGAGAAAGCAAGAGGGAAATCAGTGCAATAAAAGTAATAGACGAACGTAG
- the LOC142235339 gene encoding uncharacterized protein LOC142235339: MGSPASPVIADILMEKLLDTSMDKLKEKPKIMTKYVDDLFAILKEDEIDNTLKCLNEFHKSISFTMEIETDNKLPYLDILLIKENGKLITDWYQKDTASGRIMNFFSNHPRSILINTAKNLVNRVLTISDNKFHKNNRKKLQNILQENNFPPKLIKELISSYKPYLDKENIEKEPKIYRSLSYVKGISERITNSNIVDKNKVNIAHKNYNTLKNIFTKTKDKTPIMETSNVIYQITCNGDNKEPCDKMYIGTTKNKLKTRLSGHKSDIKLRNNNKLQKTALATHCATTKHHPNFDDVRVLERESSNSKRLTLEMLYINNVPTEKRMNYKSDTDNIAHIYRHIIDKTTRYASTQHQRKQEGNQCNKSNRRT, from the coding sequence ATGGGATCACCAGCATCTCCGGTCATAGCAgacattttaatggaaaaattgttAGACACATCTATGGACAAGTTAAAAGAAAAACCCAAAATTATGACTAAGTACGTTGACGACCTATTTGCGATATTAAAAGAGGACGAAATAGATAACACATTAAAATGCCTTAATGAATTTCATAAAAGCATAAGTTTTACGATGGAAATAGAAACGGATAATAAACTGCCTTACTTGGACATACTactaataaaagaaaatggaaaacttATTACAGACTGGTATCAGAAAGATACAGCATCAGGAAGAATAATGAACTTCTTTTCCAATCACCCAAGGTCCATACTAATAAATACGGCCAAAAACTTAGTAAACAGAGTACTGACAATAAGCGAtaataaattccataaaaacaacagaaaaaagctGCAAAATATACttcaagaaaataattttccacCAAAACTAATAAAAGAACTAATTTCATCTTACAAACCCTACttggacaaagaaaatatagagaaagAACCCAAAATTTACAGATCCTTATCCTATGTAAAAGGAATTTCGGAAAGGATAACAAACTCTAACATAGTAGACAAAAATAAAGTCAATATTGcccataaaaattacaatacactaaaaaacattttcacaaaaactaAAGACAAGACGCCTATTATGGAAACATCTAATGTTATCTATCAAATAACATGTAATGGAGATAACAAAGAACCATGTGACAAAATGTATATTGGAActacgaaaaataaattaaaaacaagactgtCGGGACACAAATCAGACATAAAACTCCGCAATAACAACAAACTCCAAAAAACCGCGCTTGCAACACACTGTGCGACAACGAAACATCACCCGAACTTTGACGATGTGAGAGTATTGGAGAGAGAGAGTAGCAACAGCAAAAGATTAACATTAGAAATGTTGTACATTAACAATGTACCCACAGAGAAGAGAATGAACTACAAATCAGATACAGATAACATTGCTCACATATACAGACACATCATAGACAAGACAACTAGATATGCAAGTACTCAGCATCAGAGAAAGCAAGAGGGAAATCAGTGCAATAAAAGTAATAGACGAACGTAG